From one Lolium rigidum isolate FL_2022 chromosome 4, APGP_CSIRO_Lrig_0.1, whole genome shotgun sequence genomic stretch:
- the LOC124705627 gene encoding HIPL1 protein-like encodes MVNSVSHFQICNPFSAYLFDIGSTARTVPLLCSSSWAPNSSQSKDPIQPKGDYCEQVWKHCKSTAIFNSPFQPSAPRNAALTGSASMLTDFWQSENDFCESFSGTPNHQSVCFSGHAVLFNTRKNSSPSPDGICLEKIGNGSYLNMFAHPDGSSKAFFSRQDGKIWLATVPEQGMQDGLHIDEMSPFLDLATEGHIGSDLGLVGVAFHPDFTNNGRFFVSYICDGTQSPNCAGRCSCDDEVVCDPSKLGSHSGVQPCQYHLVISEYSAKGSPSRFSEAVYADPSEVRRIFSMGLPYVSNHAGQLLFGPTDGYLYFFTGNGGIRGDPFNFSQNKKSLLGKIMRLNIDELPELNEVANLSLWGNYTIPKDNPNADDSNLRPEIWALGLENPWRCSFDSARPLHLYCADDVQDQYKVVDLISKGGNYGWGGAYDDKHVLYPPWAAQVSKSTEGIIFPIMGYKVSSSTSENMVSASIVGGYVYRGSADPCLFGRYLFADMYTSAMWTGSDNTDGSGKYTSTSIPWSCSKQTPIPCDESANNPLGPISSFGEDNKLDVFILASQGVYRIVQPTLCGYAQPNSATTKGVTPSGGSNGVTVPWMKVLVIVLSVLTASVAGVVAWRCFCNNTAFCFNGNVHVTNNNTMHGDTPSAKPGDIELAITEPEERHDR; translated from the exons AGTTCCTCTCTTGTGCAGCTCTTCCTGGGCACCAAATTCTTCTCAATCTAAGGACCCCATCCAGCCAAAAGGGGACTATTGTGAGCAAGTTTGGAAACATTGCAAAAGCACAGCAATATTCAACTCCCCTTTTCAGCCTTCCGCGCCAAGAAATGCTGCGCTCACTGGTTCAGCTTCCATGCTTACTGATTTTTGGCAATCAGAAAATGACTTTTGTGAGTCATTTTCCGGTACACCAAACCACCAGTCAGTATGCTTCAGTGGGCACGCGGTCTTATTTAACACTAGGAAGAACTCTTCACCATCTCCTGATGGGATTTGCCTTGAGAAGATTGGCAATGGATCCTACCTTAACATGTTTGCTCACCCTGATGGGTCCAGCAAAGCCTTCTTCTCCAGACAAGATGGGAAGATATGGTTGGCTACTGTTCCTGAACAAGGAATGCAAGATGGTCTGCATATTGACGAGATGAGCCCTTTTCTTGATCTCGCGACTGAAGGTCACATCGGTTCGGATCTTGGACTCGTGGGTGTAGCCTTTCATCCAGATTTTACAAACAATGGTCGTTTCTTTGTTTCATACATTTGTGATGGAACTCAGTCACCCAACTGTGCTGGTAGGTGTTCCTGTGATGATGAAGTGGTCTGTGATCCCTCAAAGCTTGGCTCTCATAGTGGTGTTCAACCTTGCCAGTACCATCTAGTTATCTCAGAGTATTCTGCTAAAGgttcaccatcaagattttctgag GCAGTGTATGCTGATCCATCAGAAGTCAGAAGGATATTTTCAATGGGGTTACCATATGTTTCTAACCATGCTGGTCAGCTCCTTTTTGGACCTACCGATGGATACCTATACTTTTTCACGGGAAATGGTGGGATAAGAGGTGACCCTTTCAACTTCTCCCAGAATAAGAAGTCACTTTTGGGAAAAATCATGAGGCTCAACATTGATGAACTTCCAG AGCTGAATGAAGTTGCTAACCTTAGCTTATGGGGTAATTATACCATACCAAAGGACAATCCCAATGCTGATGATAGCAACTTACGACCGGAAATTTGGGCCTTGGGTCTTGAAAATCCATGGAGATGCAGCTTTGACTCCGCAAGGCCTTTGCACTTGTACTGTGCAGACGATGTCCAG GACCAATACAAAGTGGTGGATTTGATATCCAAGGGGGGCAACTATGGGTGGGGTGGTGCCTATGATGACAAGCATGTTCTCTATCCACCGTGGGCTGCTCAAGTGAGTAAATCTACAGAAGGCATCATTTTCCCCATAATGGGCTATAaggtttcttcttctacctctgagaACATGGTATCTGCATCGATAGTTGGTGGGTATGTGTACCGTGGGTCTGCCGATCCTTGCTTATTTGGAAG GTACTTATTTGCTGACATGTACACGTCTGCCATGTGGACTGGCAGCGATAACACTGATGGCAGTGGTAAATATACTTCTACTTCCATTCCATGGAGCTGTTCCAAGCAGACGCCAATTCCCTGCGATGAATCTGCCAACAATCCTCTTGGCCCAATATCCTCGTTTGGCGAGGATAACAAGCTAGACGTCTTCATCTTGGCCAGCCAAGGCGTCTACCGGATTGTCCAGCCTACTCTTTGTGGCTATGCTCAGCCAAATTCTGCAACGACAAAAGGAGTGACACCTTCTGGTGGCAGCAATGGAGTAACAGTACCATGGATGAAAGTGCTGGTGATTGTGTTGTCAGTTTTGACCGCATCTGTGGCTGGCGTGGTAGCCTGGAGATGTTTCTGCAACAACACAGCCTTCTGCTTCAATGGGAATGTCCACGTAACCAATAACAACACCATGCACGGAGATACTCCTTCAGCCAAACCAGGTGACATTGAATTGGCTATTACTGAGCCTGAAGAGCGTCATGATCGCTAG